The following coding sequences lie in one Danio rerio strain Tuebingen ecotype United States chromosome 3, GRCz12tu, whole genome shotgun sequence genomic window:
- the pyya gene encoding peptide YY-A precursor produces the protein MAVMLKPWTVVATVLICVLLCLGTFVDAYPPKPENPGDDAAPEELAKYYTALRHYINLITRQRYGKRSTSEDVMAELLFGDDTEHKQRSRYDDSFMW, from the exons ATGGCCGTCATGCTGAAACCTTGGACCGTCGTCGCCACTGTCCTCATCTGCGTGCTTCTGTGTCTCGGGACATTTGTGGACGCTTATCCGCCTAAACCGGAGAACCCTGGAGATGACGCTGCTCCGGAGGAACTCGCCAAATATTACACCGCGCTGAGACACTACATCAACCTCATCACGAGGCAACG GTATGGAAAAAGGTCCACTTCGGAAGATGTGATGGCAGAACTGCTGTTTGGGGATGACACAGAGCACAAACAGAGATCAAG ATACGACGACTCTTTTATGTGGTGA
- the mpp2a gene encoding MAGUK p55 subfamily member 2a isoform X1: protein MPVAAISTEHAVPQVLDTLSDSTSSTTANDLDLIFLKGIMESPVSAESLEETRLEAVRDNNVELVQDILRELSPFTHRSNTAAELSRILNQPHFQSLLETHDSVASQTCESPPPSPCAFMEPPISTAQVPADAIRMVGIRKVPGEHLGVTFRIENGELVIARILHGGMIDQQGLLHVGDIIKEVNGREVGDDPRVLQEVLQETSGNIVLKILPSYQEPHPPRQVFVKCHCDYDPANDNLIPCKEAGLMFSSGDILQIVNQEDVNWWQARHVEGGSAGLIPSQLLEEKRKAFVKRDVELSPAANLCSGMVGKKKKKMMYLTTKNADFDRHELLIYEEVAKVPPFRRKTLILIGAPGVGRRSLKNKLLVSDPQHYGVTIPYTSRKAKSADRENMMYAFTSRSKMEADIKAGRYLEHGEYDGNLYGIKIDSIHEVVEAGRICILDVNPQTLKVLRTSEFLPYVVFIKAPEFEVLKAMNRSGIEAGVATKRKTDAELKKTIEESAKIQRVYGHYFDLTIVNDDLEEAYSTLKSSLEKLKGVQQWVPVGWVF from the exons ATGCCTGTGGCAGCCATCAGCACAGAGCATG CTGTGCCCCAGGTGCTGGACACACTGAGCGACAGCACCAGCTCCACCACTGCCAATGATCTGGACCTCATCTTCCTCAAGGGCATCATGGAGAGCCCGGTG AGTGCAGAGAGTCTGGAGGAGACCCGACTGGAGGCTGTGAGGGACAATAATGTGGAGCTGGTGCAGGACATTCTGAGAGAGCTGAGCCCCTTTACACACCGCAGCAACACAGCAGCAGAGCTGTCCCGCATACTCAACCAGCCACACTTTCAG TCTCTGTTGGAAACCCATGACTCTGTGGCCTCTCAGACGTGTGAGTCTCCACCTCCCAGCCCCTGTGCTTTCATGGAGCCACCCATCAGCACCGCACAGGTGCCTGCTGATGCCATCCGCATGGTGGGCATTCGCAAAGTGCCTGGAGAGCACCTG GGTGTGACATTTCGTATTGAGAATGGAGAGCTGGTGATCGCCCGTATTCTCCATGGGGGGATGATTGATCAGCAGGGTCTGCTTCACGTGGGTGACATCATCAAAGAGGTGAATGGGAGAGAGGTGGGTGACGACCCTCGAGTGTTGCAGGAGGTACTGCAGGAGACCAGCGGCAATATTGTGCTCAAAATCCTTCCCAGCTACCAGGAGCCACATCCCCCCCGACAG GTTTTTGTGAAGTGCCATTGTGATTATGATCCTGCCAATGACAACCTCATTCCATGCAAGGAGGCGGGACTAATGTTCTCAAGTGGAGACATCCTGCAGATTGTTAACCAGGAAGATGTGAACTGGTGGCAG gcacgTCATGTGGAGGGAGGCAGTGCTGGACTGATTCCCAGTCAACTTTTGGAGGAGAAGAGGAAAGCTTTTGTTAAGAGAGATGTtgagctttcaccagcag CCAATCTTTGCAGTGGAATGGTgggcaaaaagaaaaagaaaatgatgtATCTGACTACAAAAAATGCAG ATTTTGACAGGCACGAGTTACTGATTTATGAGGAGGTGGCAAAAGTTCCACCATTTCGCAGGAAGACACTGATTCTGATTGGTGCTCCTGGTGTGGGCAGACGAAGTCTGAAGAATAAGCTGCTGGTGTCAGACCCTCAGCACTACGGCGTCACCATTCCCT ACACCTCTAGAAAGGCCAAATCTGCAGACAGAGAGAATATGATGTATGCCTTCACATCCCGGAGTAAGATGGAAGCTGATATTAAAGCTGGCCGCTACCTTGAACATGGCGAATATGACGGCAACCTCTATGGCATCAAGATTGACTCCATTCATGAGGTAGTGGAGGCTGGACGCATCTGCATCCTGGACGTCAATCCACAG ACCCTAAAAGTGCTCAGGACATCAGAGTTTTTGCCGTACGTGGTGTTCATTAAAGCCCCTGAGTTTGAGGTACTGAAAGCCATGAACAGATCTGGAATTGAGGCAGGAGTGGCGACAAAACGAAAAACA GACGCAGAGCTGAAGAAGACCATAGAGGAGAGCGCCAAGATTCAGAGGGTGTACGGACACTACTTCGACCTTACTATAGTAAACGATGATTTGGAAGAGGCCTACAGTACACTCAAATCCTCCTTGGAGAAGTTAAAGGGGGTTCAGCAGTGGGTTCCGGTCGGGTGGGTCTTTTAG